One genomic segment of Mobula hypostoma chromosome 2, sMobHyp1.1, whole genome shotgun sequence includes these proteins:
- the LOC134337250 gene encoding immunoglobulin lambda-1 light chain-like: protein MSPALHLLWVLLVHLADLHAAPVLSQTPMSGPVSAGQTVRLECRMQNGDVGSYSMNWYQEYPGERPEWVLEHYPNNNIYRGTGITDRFEPSRDSSSNSHILTISSLEPRDSAVYYCAAWYNGGIFGPGTSLDIKSSESWELSVLLLPPSPEETGRGSATLSCLVSGFKPGLVALRWTVDGVQTESGVTTGAVSLDTEQTYRLSSYLRVTTAAWNKGSSYSCSVSHSSLSSPLRNTISSSACAQ from the exons ATGTCCCCAGCGCTGCATCTCCTGTGGGTTCTGCTGGTTCATTTAGCAG ATCTCCACGCGGCCCCAGTGCTCAGTCAGACCCCAATGTCCGGACCTGTTTCCGCGGGTCAAACTGTCCGCTTAGAGTGTCGAATGCAGAATGGTGATGTTGGAAGTTACTCCATGAACTGGTACCAAGAGTATCCCGGCGAGAGACCGGAGTGGGTGTTAGAACATTACCCAAACAATAATATATACCGAGGGACAGGGATCACAGACCGTTTTGAACCGTCCAGAGACTCCTCCAGCAACAGTCACATTCTGACCATCAGCAGTTTGGAGCCCCGGGATTCCGCCGTCTATTACTGTGCAGCGTGGTATAATGGAGGTATCTTCGGTCCAGGCACCAGCCTAGATATTAAGA GTAGCGAATCCTGGGAGCTCTCAGTTCTTCTGCTCCCTCCCTCTCCGGAGGAGACCGGCAGGGGTTCGGCCACTCTCTCCTGTCTGGTGAGTGGCTTTAAGCCGGGCTTGGTAGCGCTGCGCTGGACTGTCGATGGAGTCCAGACGGAGAGCGGCGTGACAACAGGCGCTGTCTCCCTGGACACTGAACAGACCTACAGGCTGAGCAGTTACCTGCGGGTAACCACCGCTGCCTGGAACAAGGGCTCGAGTTATTCCTGCAGCGTGAGCCACAGCTCACTGAGCTCGCCGCTGCGCAACACCATCTCTTCGTCCGCCTGTGCGCAGTGA
- the LOC134357988 gene encoding uncharacterized protein LOC134357988 produces the protein MRNSHEAVNSSSRFNTKLGGHTSGKETEVDGDGWHGEKLHRAAAVINPTPGSREPRRRLPDRFQMLIEALTLFLTVQMLRVCEPNPFSESASVVTAVVGQMVELSCELTYRLEVASNVLWYKQRADEHPVAIKSTDCQKNGCRTTYKKGSGDRTSVLEIRNVQVEDSGFYYCAGVNSYSPFVKGPTLLVGDSSTNLTYMQVFVPPSEANGSVALVCLVGGLSSNQIIIYWNISGQITEGWSDTGRFDPDQGYTVRSQVRVPVETWVSGGVCTCIAQLGGTGKMINKSVSHNTNKPVQGWCLPITLLLGLLVFLVILIIIRISKQRRSGSHRQLATRQVHGTAAQSQAPILYASLDFAASSSPCR, from the exons ATGCGGAACTCGCACGAGGCGGTGAACAGCAGCAGCAGATTTAACACCAAATTAGGTGGTCACACGAGTGGGAAAGAAACGGAAGTAGATGGCGATGGGTGGCATGGAGAGAA GCTGCACAGAGCCGCGGCTGTAATCAATCCAACTCCTGGGAGTCGAGAGCCGCGCCGCCGACTACCGGACCGCTTTCAGATGTTGATAGAGGCTTTGACCCTGTTCCTTACCGTTCAGATGCTTCGTGTTTGCG AACCCAACCCGTTTTCCGAGAGTGCGTCTGTAGTGACTGCAGTTGTCGGTCAGATGGTTGAACTCTCCTGCGAACTCACGTACAGATTGGAGGTCGCAAGCAATGTGCTCTGGTACAAACAGCGTGCGGACGAACACCCGGTGGCGATCAAATCCACGGACTGCCAAAAGAACGGCTGTAGGACTACTTACAAAAAAGGATCCGGCGATCGCACATCAGTGCTGGAAATCCGGAATGTTCAGGTGGAGGATTCGGGTTTCTACTACTGTGCTGGAGTGAACAGCTATTCGCCGTTTGTGAAAGGACCGACACTCCTGGTTGGAG ACAGCTCCACCAACCTGACCTACATGCAGGTATTTGTCCCACCATCTGAGGCGAACGGGTCGGTTGCCCTGGTGTGTCTGGTCGGCGGCCTTTCTTCTAACCAGATTATCATTTATTGGAACATATCCGGACAGATCACGGAAGGATGGAGCGATACCGGCAGGTTTGACCCAGACCAGGGTTATACTGTTAGAAGTCAGGTGCGGGTCCCAGTGGAAACCTGGGTGAGCGGCGGAGTCTGTACCTGCATCGCACAGCTCGGGGGTACGGGAAAGATGATAAACAAGAGCGTGTCCCATAACACAAATAAACCCGTTCAAG GCTGGTGTCTTCCTATAACGTTACTTCTTGGGCTCCTTGTCTTCCTGGTTATCCTAATTATTATTCGGATCTCTAAACAGCGTAGATCAG GAAGCCATCGTCAATTGGCGACGCGCCAAGTACACGGCACTGCGGCTCAG TCTCAAGCGCCGATCCTTTACGCCTCCCTCGATTTCGCTGCATCATCTTCTCCCTGCAGATGA